The Methanococcoides methylutens MM1 genome has a window encoding:
- a CDS encoding DUF434 domain-containing protein, whose translation MSDSHPLPANELQEKLSEPAMDIRYLLSRGYVRKSAITFVSNHYRLTEHERHVLARLVFSSETVEDRSKKKLNCSLLEGCDVLIDGYNVIITIESALKNEPIWFSDDGFLRDTSGVFRNHRVTDTTFMAVDEMLSMLLAFKSRSVTILLDSQMSNSGKLAEFIREKAESYNFKVDARTSKHVDFDLKEAGADSVIATADGIIIDAVDRVVDITECWLKQNKKMDETFSLNAQEKKK comes from the coding sequence ATGTCTGATTCACATCCGCTTCCGGCAAATGAACTGCAAGAAAAGCTTTCAGAGCCTGCAATGGACATAAGGTACCTGCTCTCAAGAGGTTATGTGAGAAAGAGTGCTATCACTTTTGTAAGCAACCATTACAGGCTTACCGAACATGAAAGGCATGTACTCGCTAGGCTGGTGTTCTCATCCGAAACAGTAGAAGATCGCAGCAAAAAGAAACTCAACTGCTCCCTTCTGGAAGGATGCGACGTTCTTATTGATGGTTACAACGTCATAATAACCATAGAGAGTGCATTAAAGAATGAACCTATATGGTTCTCAGACGACGGATTCCTGCGTGATACAAGTGGAGTATTCAGAAACCACAGGGTTACGGACACAACCTTTATGGCAGTCGATGAGATGCTGTCAATGCTTTTAGCTTTCAAATCAAGGTCAGTCACCATTCTTCTTGACTCCCAGATGAGCAACAGCGGAAAACTTGCAGAATTCATCCGTGAAAAAGCCGAAAGTTACAATTTTAAAGTCGATGCAAGGACATCAAAACATGTGGATTTCGATCTCAAGGAAGCGGGAGCAGATTCTGTGATAGCAACTGCTGATGGCATTATAATTGATGCTGTGGATAGGGTTGTTGACATTACGGAATGTTGGCTGAAGCAGAATAAGAAAATGGATGAGACGTTCAGTCTCAATGCTCAAGAGAAGAAAAAGTGA